One region of Corvus moneduloides isolate bCorMon1 chromosome 1, bCorMon1.pri, whole genome shotgun sequence genomic DNA includes:
- the TWIST1 gene encoding twist-related protein 1 yields MMQQDESNSPVSPADDSLSNSEEEPDRQQLPNNKRGGRKRRSSRRSAGGAVGAADEPCSPAQGKRGKKCGAGGGGGGGGSSSGGGSPQSYEELQTQRVMANVRERQRTQSLNEAFAALRKIIPTLPSDKLSKIQTLKLAARYIDFLYQVLQSDELDSKMASCSYVAHERLSYAFSVWRMEGAWSMSASH; encoded by the coding sequence ATGATGCAGCAGGACGAGTCAAACTCGCCAGTCTCCCCCGCCGACGACAGCTTGAGCAACAGCGAAGAGGAGCCGGACCGGCAGCAGCTGCCCAACAACAAGAGAGGGGGGCGCAAGCGCCGCTCCAGCCGCCGCAGCGCCGGCGGAGCCGTCGGGGCCGCGGACGAGCCCTGCAGCCCGGCCCAAGGCAAGCGGGGCAAGAAgtgcggggcgggcgggggcggcgggggcggcggaagcagcagcggcggcggcagccccCAGTCCTACGAGGAGCTGCAGACCCAGCGGGTCATGGCCAACGTGCGGGAGCGGCAGCGCACGCAGTCGCTGAACGAAGCCTTCGCCGCCCTGCGGAAGATCATCCCCACGCTGCCCTCGGACAAGCTGAGCAAGATCCAGACCCTCAAGCTGGCGGCCAGGTACATCGACTTCCTCTACCAGGTCTTACAGAGCGACGAGCTGGACTCCAAGATGGCAAGCTGCAGCTATGTGGCCCACGAGCGGCTCAGCTACGCCTTCTCGGTGTGGAGAATGGAGGGCGCCTGGTCCATGTCCGCATCCCACTAG